One Qipengyuania aurantiaca genomic region harbors:
- a CDS encoding ATP-binding cassette domain-containing protein: protein MSTHEGPAVQFRDLAKSYGETRAVEHVSLEIPRGQFVALVGASGSGKSTLLKTVNRLIDPSAGEVLFEGEDVSAQPLPALRRRIGYVFQSIGLFPHMSVAENIAIGPRLAGECLAGLRIEELLRLVELEPDLATRMPDALSGGQRQRVGVARALAADPHLLLMDEPFGALDPVTRDALGERVRALHQELGLTTVMVTHDMAEALLLADRVLVMDAGRIVADETPAALVAGKGGEVAQALVAVPRHQAERLAELSR, encoded by the coding sequence GTGAGCACACACGAGGGACCTGCCGTACAGTTTCGCGATCTCGCCAAGAGCTATGGCGAGACGCGCGCGGTGGAACACGTTTCCCTTGAAATTCCCCGCGGGCAGTTTGTGGCGCTGGTTGGCGCGTCGGGGTCGGGCAAGTCGACGCTGCTGAAGACCGTCAACCGCTTGATCGATCCTAGCGCGGGCGAGGTGCTGTTCGAGGGCGAGGATGTCTCCGCGCAGCCGCTCCCCGCCCTTCGCCGCCGTATCGGCTACGTCTTCCAGTCGATCGGCCTTTTTCCGCATATGAGCGTGGCGGAAAATATCGCCATCGGTCCCCGGCTGGCGGGCGAATGCCTCGCGGGCTTGCGCATCGAGGAATTGCTGCGGCTGGTGGAACTCGAGCCGGATCTCGCTACGCGCATGCCCGACGCGCTTTCGGGCGGCCAGCGCCAGCGCGTCGGCGTGGCGCGCGCGCTTGCGGCGGACCCGCACCTTCTCCTGATGGACGAGCCCTTCGGTGCGCTCGACCCGGTAACGCGAGATGCCTTGGGCGAGCGCGTCCGGGCGCTGCATCAAGAGCTGGGCCTGACCACCGTGATGGTCACTCACGACATGGCCGAGGCGCTGCTGCTCGCCGACCGCGTGCTGGTCATGGACGCCGGCCGGATCGTGGCCGACGAAACGCCTGCCGCGCTGGTCGCGGGTAAGGGGGGCGAGGTCGCTCAAGCACTGGTCGCCGTGCCGCGTCACCAGGCAGAGCGGCTGGCGGAGCTTTCGCGATGA
- a CDS encoding sensor histidine kinase has protein sequence MLYEKENILWPEGRAPDPAYCSEDERLSVLAAYGTDALSDDDELQQIADFAAKLCDVPYASVTVVERTRQNFLAEHGLDRDGTPRSDSFCAHAMLRPEPMVVENATKDPLFADNGLVTGEMGLRFYAGVPLVSTEGAPLGALCVIDTTPRPGGLSDFQMEGLRVLARAVMRRMSQMRLGQSAVEAVERREADLRDMIDSVPGIAWMGDPSGNFTYVNARWGETTGLPVPTRTEEWREAIHPEDWDASVAKFRECVAKEETFEDEWRIRMADGSYRWVQSRAVPVAREGNETRWFGTVIDIDTMRRLSESRDLLARELSHRIKNIFAVISGLIAIRSRGKDEVKDFARDLSETVRALGTAHDYVRPLGGRQGETLSGLLSDLLAPYESAEAERLVVTGPGVKIGQRAATPLALVYHELATNSAKYGALSCPEGQVRVTVEDDCEGEGTVCIVWEERAIPCGYTPPEENEGFGSRLLRMAVEGQLGGSIERSYSETGLEVRIVFPRKNILD, from the coding sequence GTGCTGTACGAAAAAGAGAACATCCTCTGGCCCGAAGGTCGCGCTCCGGACCCTGCATATTGCAGCGAGGACGAACGCCTTTCCGTCCTTGCCGCCTACGGCACCGATGCGTTGTCCGACGACGACGAGCTTCAGCAAATCGCCGATTTCGCCGCGAAACTTTGCGATGTGCCCTACGCTTCGGTCACTGTGGTTGAGCGCACACGGCAGAATTTCCTAGCCGAACATGGACTGGACCGCGACGGCACTCCTCGCTCGGACAGTTTTTGCGCGCACGCCATGCTGCGTCCGGAGCCGATGGTCGTCGAAAACGCGACCAAGGATCCGCTTTTTGCCGACAATGGCCTTGTCACGGGCGAGATGGGGCTGCGCTTTTACGCCGGCGTGCCGTTGGTTTCGACCGAGGGTGCGCCTCTGGGGGCGCTCTGCGTTATCGATACGACGCCAAGGCCCGGCGGACTGAGCGATTTTCAGATGGAAGGCCTCAGGGTTCTCGCGCGCGCCGTCATGCGGCGAATGTCGCAGATGCGTCTGGGCCAGAGCGCGGTCGAGGCGGTTGAGCGGCGCGAAGCCGACTTGCGCGACATGATCGACAGCGTTCCCGGTATCGCCTGGATGGGTGATCCCAGCGGCAATTTCACCTATGTCAACGCCCGCTGGGGCGAAACGACCGGTCTTCCCGTGCCGACCCGCACCGAGGAATGGCGCGAGGCGATCCATCCCGAAGACTGGGACGCCTCCGTCGCCAAGTTTCGCGAATGCGTGGCGAAGGAAGAAACCTTCGAGGACGAGTGGCGTATCCGCATGGCCGATGGCTCCTATCGCTGGGTGCAGTCGCGCGCGGTACCGGTGGCGAGAGAAGGGAACGAAACGCGCTGGTTCGGCACGGTCATCGACATCGACACCATGCGCCGCCTGTCGGAATCGCGCGACCTTCTGGCGCGCGAACTCTCGCACCGGATCAAGAATATCTTCGCCGTCATTTCCGGCCTCATCGCGATCCGCTCGCGCGGGAAGGACGAGGTGAAGGACTTCGCGCGCGACCTGTCCGAAACGGTCCGCGCGCTGGGCACGGCGCATGATTACGTCCGGCCGCTGGGCGGGCGTCAGGGCGAGACGCTCTCCGGCCTGCTGTCCGACCTGCTCGCGCCCTATGAAAGCGCTGAGGCGGAGCGGCTCGTCGTCACCGGCCCCGGCGTGAAGATCGGCCAGCGTGCGGCCACGCCGCTGGCACTGGTCTATCACGAGCTCGCCACCAATTCGGCCAAATACGGCGCGCTATCCTGTCCCGAAGGACAGGTCCGCGTGACGGTGGAGGACGATTGCGAGGGCGAGGGCACGGTCTGCATCGTCTGGGAAGAGCGCGCGATCCCCTGCGGCTACACGCCGCCCGAAGAGAACGAGGGCTTTGGCTCGCGCCTGCTGCGCATGGCGGTCGAAGGGCAGCTCGGCGGGTCGATCGAACGCAGCTACAGCGAAACCGGACTGGAAGTCCGCATCGTCTTCCCGCGCAAGAATATCCTCGACTAG
- a CDS encoding carboxyl transferase domain-containing protein — protein MTAPVLTSTLDREAPDAKARFEHNKSLAADLRSTVAAAALGGSEGSRERHVGRGKLLPRERVERLLDPGSPFLEIGQLAANGMYGKDEINGAGMIAGIGRVSGRQVMIVCNDATVKGGTYYPMTVKKHLRAQEIAQENRLPCIYLVDSGGANLPHQAEVFPDRDHFGRIFFNQANMSALGIPQIACVMGSCTAGGAYVPAMSDETVIVRNQGTIFLAGPPLVKAATGEEISAEDLGGGDLHAKKSGVVDHLAENDEHALTIVRDIVSHLGGNYAAAQGVELKEPRAPKFDADDLYAIVPDDVRAPYDVKEIIARLVDGSEFHEFKQHYGSTLVCGFAHIWGMPVAILANNGVLFSESAQKGAHFIELACQRRIPLLFLQNISGFMVGGKYEAEGIAKHGAKLVTAVATATVPKVTVVIGGSFGAGNYGMCGRAYSPRFLFTWPNARISVMGGEQAASVLATVHRDADSWTEEQAEEFKAPIRQKYEDEGNPYYATARLWDDGVIDPAQTRDVLGLAFAATLEAPIPEKPQFGVFRM, from the coding sequence ATGACCGCACCCGTTCTCACATCCACACTCGACCGTGAAGCGCCTGACGCAAAGGCGCGTTTCGAGCACAACAAATCGCTCGCTGCCGACCTGCGCTCCACCGTCGCCGCTGCCGCTCTGGGTGGCTCTGAAGGCAGCCGTGAGCGCCATGTCGGGCGGGGCAAGCTTTTGCCGCGCGAGCGGGTGGAGCGGTTGCTCGATCCGGGCAGCCCGTTCCTCGAAATCGGCCAGCTTGCCGCCAATGGCATGTACGGCAAGGACGAGATCAACGGCGCTGGCATGATCGCCGGGATCGGCCGAGTCTCGGGCCGTCAGGTGATGATCGTGTGCAACGACGCGACGGTGAAGGGCGGCACTTATTATCCGATGACGGTGAAGAAGCATCTTCGCGCGCAGGAGATCGCGCAGGAGAACCGGCTGCCATGCATCTACCTCGTCGACAGCGGCGGGGCGAACCTGCCGCATCAGGCCGAGGTCTTCCCCGACCGCGACCATTTCGGGCGCATCTTCTTCAACCAGGCGAACATGTCGGCGCTCGGCATCCCGCAAATCGCGTGCGTCATGGGCAGCTGCACCGCAGGCGGGGCCTATGTGCCCGCCATGTCGGACGAGACGGTCATCGTGCGCAACCAGGGCACGATTTTCCTCGCCGGACCGCCGCTGGTAAAGGCCGCGACGGGTGAGGAAATCAGCGCCGAGGATTTGGGCGGAGGTGATCTCCACGCGAAGAAATCGGGCGTGGTCGACCACCTCGCCGAGAACGACGAGCACGCGCTCACCATCGTGCGCGATATCGTCAGCCACCTTGGTGGGAATTATGCCGCCGCGCAGGGCGTCGAACTGAAGGAACCGCGCGCGCCGAAATTCGACGCCGATGACCTCTACGCAATCGTGCCCGACGATGTGCGCGCGCCCTACGACGTGAAGGAAATCATCGCGCGTCTCGTCGACGGTAGCGAATTCCACGAGTTCAAGCAGCATTACGGCAGCACGCTCGTTTGCGGCTTTGCGCATATCTGGGGCATGCCTGTGGCCATCCTCGCCAACAACGGTGTGCTGTTTTCCGAAAGCGCGCAGAAGGGTGCGCATTTCATCGAGCTGGCCTGCCAGCGCCGCATCCCGCTGCTGTTCCTCCAGAATATCTCGGGCTTCATGGTCGGCGGGAAATACGAGGCCGAGGGCATCGCCAAGCATGGCGCAAAACTGGTGACCGCTGTCGCCACCGCCACCGTGCCCAAGGTCACCGTGGTCATCGGCGGCAGCTTCGGCGCCGGCAATTACGGCATGTGCGGCCGCGCCTATTCGCCGCGCTTCCTCTTCACCTGGCCCAACGCGCGCATCTCGGTGATGGGCGGCGAGCAGGCCGCATCGGTCCTCGCCACCGTCCACCGCGACGCCGACAGCTGGACCGAAGAACAGGCCGAGGAATTCAAGGCCCCGATCCGCCAGAAATACGAGGACGAAGGCAACCCCTATTACGCCACCGCCCGCCTGTGGGACGACGGCGTGATCGACCCCGCCCAGACCCGCGACGTGCTGGGCCTAGCCTTCGCCGCGACGCTGGAAGCGCCGATACCCGAAAAGCCGCAATTCGGCGTGTTCCGGATGTAG
- a CDS encoding isovaleryl-CoA dehydrogenase produces MRATPDFDFQLGESAEMIRESVGRFADEQIQPLADKVDREDWFPRELWEPMGELGLHGITVAEEDGGLGLGYLEHVIAVEEVSRASASVGLSYGAHSNLCVNQIARWGNDDQKAKYLPKLISGEHVGSLAMSEAGAGSDVVSMKAKADKVDGGYVLNGTKFWITNAPYADTLVVYAKTNPEAASRGITTFLIEKDFDGFSIGQKIQKVGMRGSPTAELVFDDCFVPEENVMGPENGGVGVLMSGLDYERVVLAGLQLGVMQACLDTVIPYLRERKQFGKPIGSFQLMQAKVADMYVALQSARAYTYAVAKSCDANKTTRFDAAGAILLASENAFRVAAESVQALGGAGYTLDWPVERYMRDAKLLDIGAGTNEIRRMLIGRELIGAAG; encoded by the coding sequence ATGCGCGCTACACCCGATTTCGATTTCCAGCTTGGCGAAAGCGCCGAGATGATCCGTGAAAGCGTCGGCCGCTTCGCCGACGAACAGATCCAGCCGCTCGCCGACAAGGTCGATCGCGAGGACTGGTTTCCGCGCGAACTGTGGGAGCCGATGGGCGAGCTTGGTCTCCACGGCATTACCGTTGCGGAAGAGGATGGCGGCCTCGGCCTCGGCTATCTCGAACACGTCATTGCGGTCGAGGAAGTCAGCCGCGCGAGCGCCTCCGTGGGCCTCTCCTACGGCGCGCATTCCAATCTCTGCGTCAACCAGATCGCACGCTGGGGCAATGACGATCAGAAAGCGAAATACCTGCCGAAACTTATCAGCGGCGAGCACGTCGGCAGCCTTGCGATGAGCGAAGCGGGAGCGGGCTCGGACGTTGTCTCGATGAAGGCCAAGGCCGACAAGGTCGATGGCGGCTATGTCCTCAACGGCACGAAATTCTGGATCACCAACGCGCCCTATGCCGACACGCTGGTGGTCTACGCCAAGACCAATCCCGAAGCTGCCAGCCGCGGCATCACCACCTTCCTGATCGAAAAGGATTTCGACGGCTTCTCGATCGGCCAGAAGATCCAGAAGGTCGGCATGCGCGGCTCGCCCACGGCGGAGCTGGTGTTCGACGACTGCTTCGTGCCCGAAGAAAACGTGATGGGCCCCGAAAACGGCGGCGTCGGCGTATTGATGAGCGGCCTCGACTACGAGCGCGTGGTCCTCGCCGGCCTCCAGCTGGGCGTGATGCAGGCTTGCCTCGACACGGTCATTCCCTACCTTCGCGAACGCAAGCAATTCGGAAAGCCCATTGGCAGCTTCCAGCTGATGCAGGCCAAGGTCGCCGACATGTACGTCGCCCTCCAATCGGCCCGCGCCTACACCTATGCCGTCGCCAAAAGCTGCGATGCGAACAAGACCACCCGTTTCGACGCAGCCGGCGCGATCCTGCTGGCGAGCGAGAATGCCTTCCGCGTGGCCGCCGAGAGCGTCCAGGCGCTGGGCGGTGCTGGCTATACGCTCGACTGGCCGGTTGAGCGCTACATGCGCGACGCCAAGCTGCTCGATATCGGCGCGGGCACCAACGAAATCCGCCGCATGCTGATCGGACGCGAATTGATCGGGGCTGCCGGGTGA
- a CDS encoding lysophospholipid acyltransferase family protein, which produces MPRPDNRKPSLLSRIVRRIIWWIYKLQGWRIESPLPRLDKFVIAGAPHTSNWDFVFFTGATAEEGVEPSFMGKHTLFKGWMKNFMYDMGGVPVDRTRRANYVEQVAEAFAKADRLTLVIAAEGTRSSNGEWKSGFYHIAQAAEVPVVVAWVSWKRRVLGFSEPIWPSGDYGRDLKKIADFLLSKRPDYERYRVLDAQADRLLAEGGQG; this is translated from the coding sequence ATGCCAAGACCGGATAACCGCAAGCCATCGCTGCTGAGCCGCATCGTGCGGCGTATCATCTGGTGGATCTACAAGCTGCAGGGCTGGCGCATCGAATCGCCCTTGCCGCGGCTCGACAAATTCGTGATCGCGGGCGCGCCGCACACCTCGAACTGGGACTTCGTGTTCTTCACCGGCGCGACGGCCGAAGAAGGCGTCGAGCCGAGCTTCATGGGCAAGCACACGCTGTTCAAGGGGTGGATGAAGAACTTCATGTACGACATGGGCGGCGTACCGGTCGACCGGACCAGGCGCGCAAATTACGTCGAACAGGTCGCCGAGGCCTTTGCCAAGGCCGACCGACTGACGCTGGTCATCGCGGCGGAAGGCACGCGCAGCTCCAACGGCGAATGGAAGAGCGGTTTCTACCACATTGCTCAGGCGGCCGAGGTGCCTGTGGTGGTGGCCTGGGTGAGCTGGAAGCGCCGCGTGCTCGGCTTCAGCGAACCGATCTGGCCGAGCGGGGACTATGGTCGCGACCTCAAGAAGATTGCCGATTTCCTGCTTTCGAAACGCCCGGATTACGAGCGCTACAGGGTCTTGGACGCGCAGGCTGACAGGCTCCTTGCAGAGGGGGGACAGGGATGA
- a CDS encoding DUF1295 domain-containing protein: MIEALLVNAGILLAVVLGLWGISVRIDDVSFIDSFWGVGMALMAFTSWLQLSGRGALAHLILAMTAAWGLRLGIYLLRRWREEGEDKRYERMLRKDRENGRFAFAALTKIWLGQALLLFLVSSPAQAGILASDPKQEIAALTLAGLALYLLGITFEWLGDWQLAQFKNDPANKGEVMDKGLWRYTRHPNYFGDACAWWGIWLVVASVSWEVALWTVAGPIFLTFTLVKWSGAALLEKGMKHTRPGYEDYKQRTSAFIPLPPKKSV, from the coding sequence ATGATCGAGGCGCTGCTGGTTAATGCAGGCATTCTGCTCGCGGTGGTCTTGGGGCTTTGGGGCATCTCGGTCCGGATCGACGATGTCTCTTTCATCGACAGCTTCTGGGGAGTGGGCATGGCGCTCATGGCCTTCACCAGCTGGCTCCAGCTATCCGGGCGCGGGGCGCTCGCCCATCTGATCCTCGCCATGACTGCGGCATGGGGCCTGCGGCTGGGAATCTACCTCCTGCGCCGCTGGCGTGAGGAAGGCGAGGACAAGCGCTACGAACGCATGCTCCGAAAGGACCGAGAAAACGGCCGCTTCGCTTTTGCCGCGCTGACCAAGATCTGGCTCGGGCAGGCCTTGCTGCTATTTCTCGTCAGCTCGCCCGCGCAGGCTGGGATCCTCGCGAGCGACCCGAAGCAGGAGATCGCTGCGTTGACGCTGGCAGGTCTCGCCCTCTACCTCCTCGGCATCACCTTCGAATGGCTCGGCGACTGGCAGTTGGCGCAATTCAAGAACGACCCCGCCAACAAGGGCGAGGTGATGGACAAGGGCCTATGGCGCTACACCCGCCATCCCAATTATTTCGGCGATGCCTGTGCCTGGTGGGGGATCTGGCTGGTGGTCGCCAGCGTCAGCTGGGAGGTCGCGCTGTGGACCGTCGCCGGGCCGATCTTCCTGACCTTCACGCTGGTCAAATGGTCGGGTGCGGCGCTGCTCGAGAAGGGCATGAAGCACACACGCCCCGGATATGAGGATTACAAGCAGCGCACCTCGGCCTTCATTCCGCTGCCACCGAAGAAAAGCGTCTGA
- a CDS encoding alkylphosphonate utilization protein: MSSDEDYVYDEESGEWMPASELAAKQAAAERVEVRDAVGNLLEDGDQVTLIKDLEVKGAGQTLKQGTLIKSIRLTGDAQEIDCKYPGIKGLVLRAEFVKKR; encoded by the coding sequence GTGAGCAGCGACGAAGACTACGTCTACGACGAGGAAAGCGGCGAATGGATGCCCGCTTCCGAACTGGCGGCGAAGCAGGCGGCTGCCGAACGCGTCGAAGTTCGCGATGCGGTCGGCAACCTTCTCGAAGATGGCGACCAGGTGACGCTGATCAAGGACCTCGAGGTCAAGGGCGCAGGGCAGACGCTCAAGCAGGGTACGCTGATCAAATCGATCCGGCTTACCGGCGACGCCCAGGAAATCGATTGCAAATACCCCGGCATCAAGGGTCTGGTCCTGCGTGCCGAGTTCGTGAAGAAACGCTAG